The stretch of DNA tTGTAGTCTCGACTTgttgaaacacaaaataagaATGAAGCGGAGACCGAACGTGCAGCTGTATTTATACGTATGATGAGCTCGTTCATACCAAGGGGTGGAGTTACGAGACACTTGGTGCGAGAATTGacctcttttttcaaaaaagcttcccggaaaatgagtaaaattgtaattttcttctgaaatttgaaaaatttaaaatttatctaaataacagtatgcattttttgagatttggatgaaaattacCCGAgttatttgcaattttatgcattttcacGTTTCCCCCACTCCTTTTGAGTTTTGGTATATATACGAGTGCACATTCGGTGATCAGACATCAGTTTTCGTTTGTATTTCAACGAGTAAACGTCGTATTAacaaaactaaagaaaaatgaCTGGCCGTGGTAAAGGAGGAAAGGGTCTCGGTAAAGGAGGCGCCAAACGTCATCGTAAAGTATTGCGTGATAACATCCAAGGTATCACCAAGCCCGCTATCCGTCGTCTTGCACGTCGTGGTGGTGTCAAGCGTATCTCTGGCTTGATCTACGAAGAAACTCGTG from Culicoides brevitarsis isolate CSIRO-B50_1 unplaced genomic scaffold, AGI_CSIRO_Cbre_v1 contig_15, whole genome shotgun sequence encodes:
- the LOC134836341 gene encoding histone H4, whose translation is MTGRGKGGKGLGKGGAKRHRKVLRDNIQGITKPAIRRLARRGGVKRISGLIYEETRGVLKVFLENVIRDAVTYTEHAKRKTVTAMDVVYALKRQGRTLYGFGG